The DNA sequence AGCAGTAATGTCTACAGGTGTCATATTTAATATTTCATCCATAGTATACCCTAAGCTTTTTTGTGCACCAAAATTCATATTGATGAATTTTAATGTTTTAGCATCAAAAACATGTATTTCGTTTAAAGATTCATCAAAAATATCGGCTAGATATTGGCGTTCTTCTTCTACTTTTTTTCGGAGAGTAACATCATTTTGAATACCAATAAAGTTTGTTACTGTACCGTGTATATTTGTAATTGGAAACACGTATAAATTGTTCCAAAACAAACTGCCGTCTTTTTTATAATTGCGAAATGTAGCTTGACAACTTTCACCATTTTTTATAGCTTTTCTAAGGGTTTTGAGTCCTGGTTGATTCTTGTCATTACGGTATAAAAATCTGCAATTGCGGTTTAGTATTTCTAAATCGGTATAACCCGTTAGTTTTTGAAAGGCTGAATTAAAATATATAACAGGGTTATCGTGTTTTAAAGCATCCGTAATCAATATACCATTATTTGCAGATTGCAAAGCTTGGGTTCGAAGCATTAAGTTTTTTTCAATTTCTTTTTTTTCTGAAATATCTTTAATTAAAACCAACACATAGGCTTTATTGTATATTGTAAATGGATTTAATTCTACTTCAACAGGAAAAATTGATGCATCTTTTTTTAAAGCATAAATATCGGTAGCTTCTCCTATTTTTCTACGTTTTCTTCTTTCAATGAATTTTTTTAAATACTCAGAAAGATTCTCATGATAATTAGAAGGAACCAGTAAGTTAAGTCCCTTATTTAAAAGTTCATTTTTTGTATATCCAAAGATAGATTCCACCGAATCATTGGCTTCAACTATTTTTTGATGATTATTAATAATAATAACACCTTCAGAAACAGTTTCCAGTAAAATATTAAATATTTCTTGGTCTTGTTTGAACATAAAAATATGACATTCAGAATAGTTTTTAAGAGTAGGGTAAAGTCCGTATTTTTTATTTAAAAACGCCTGATTTTTATCATATATGAAACGGGAGTTTATTTGTATTTAAGGCTCTAGTTTTTATTTGAATGTTATATAAGTTGTATCTATGGCAGGTTACAATATATTTTGTAAGGTTAGGTCTTTTAGTTTATATACAGAAACTAAATTTAATGTTATTATTATGTTTAAATATAATGAATAAATAGCCTTAGCTAAAAATCATTCTTAAATTTGAGGCTTAATTCTATTTATGGTTAAAAATTTAATTAGATACTTTAAAAGTATACATTTTATCAAGGCGTTTCTGGTTGCTTTAGCAATGGCAATTCCTGTATTGGTTTCAATTTATTTTTTTGATAGTTTGGATATTGGTTTTAGTATTGCTTTAGGAGCTATTTTATGTGCCCCAGCAGATGTGCCCGGTAGTTTAAAACATAAGTTTTATGGTATATTAACTTCTATAGTTTTAATTTTTGTTATAACTTTATTAATAGGATATTTTAATGGTTATCTGTTTATACTAATACCTCTATTAATTGTTTTAATTTTTACAGTTTCTTATATTGCTGTTTTTGGTTTTAGAGCATCTTTAGTTTCATTGGCAGGCTTGTTGTCATTGGTTTTAGCTTTTGCTTATGAAAGTAGCGAAATATCTATTCTACAACATTCCTTGTTTCTTGCTTTAGGAGGTGTTTGGTATCTGTTTTTAACAGTTTTAACTCAATTTGTATTGCCTCAGGTTCAAACGGACTTTTTGTTTGTTGAATTACTTGATAAAACTTCAGAATTTATAAAAATACGAGGAAAATTATTAGTTGAAAAGACTAATAGAAGTTTTCTTTTAGATCAGAATTTTAAACTACAAATAGAAATAAATGAACTTCATGAAACGATAAGAGAAGTTATTTTAGAGAAAAGGTTAAGTTCAGGATTTAGCAATAGAACAAGACGACAACAGTTGATTTTTTCTAGAATTATGGAAATATATGAATTGGCAATATCCAATACGGTTGATTATGATAAAATTGATAGTTTGTTTGAAGAACATCAGGAGAAAATAGATGAATTTAAAGTATTAATTTTTGAAATTTCAGATAGGTTAAATCATATTTCAAAGGTAATTTTAAAAGAAGAAAAACTTATATTTCAAAACAACTTTAAAATTTTACTTAAAAAAATACAAAATCATATTGAAATTTATAAGGATGATGTTGGTTTGCCTGCATCTAGAGAGGGAACTATTATTTTATTAAACTATAAAGCATACCAAGAAAAGCAAATAGGAAATATAAAAGATATTATTAGGGTTTTAAATAACTATTCTAAAAATGATAAAATAAGAGAAATAAAAGATGCAGAACAGTTTTTGACACCTCAGGATTATGATGTCAAAATTTTAAAAGCAAACTTTAGTTTAAAATCGCCCATGTTTAGGCATTCGTTAAGGTTAACGCTTACCATGCTAATTGGTTTTATGGTTGGTTATGCTATAGAAATGCAACAACCTTATTGGATTTTATTAACTGTAGTTGTTATTATGCGCCCCAGTTATGGTTTAACAAAAGAAAGAACTAAACATAGAGTTGTAGGTACATTAATTGGGGCTGCGGTTGGTGTAGGTATTGTTTTTTTAACACAGAATTTAGTGGTTTACGCTATCATTGCAGCTCTATCATTAATAATAGGGTTTTCTATAGTGAAGCAAAATTATAGAAATGGTGCAGCATTTATTACTTTGTATGTTATTTTTATGTATGCTTTAATTCATCCGAATGTGTTATTAGCCATTAAGTTTAGAGTTTTTGACACTTTAATAGGTGCGGCATTGGCTTATATTGGAAATTATTTATTTTGGCCATCATGGGAATCAAAAAATATTAAAGAATTTTTTATTCATTCCATTGAAAGTTTTTCAGTGTTTTTAAAACAAATTGATGTTTTGTATCATGAAAAAGGTGATGCATCTACAACTTATAAGTTAGCTAGAAAGGAAGCTTTTCTGCAAGTAGGAAATTTAAACGCAGCCTATCAGCGGTTTGTTCAAGAACCAAAATCCAAACAAGACAATATAGCCATCATTTATGAGTTAATAACCATTTGTAACACCTATTTATCTTCATTGTCATCATTAGGTATGTATATTAGGACTAATGAAACTAATAAAGCACCTAAGGAATTTGAAATTTATGTAAAGCATATTTTATCTAATTTAGAAAAAGCCATGGATAGATTAATTAATAAGGAATCTGGGATTTGTTTGACGAATGAAGAATTAGATATGGCAACAAAGAATTATGAAGAGTATTTTCAAAGTTTAGCAGCTGAGAGAGATGAAGAAATTGAAAAAGGACTCCCTATCTCAACTGAAATGAGAGCTAAATTACATGAAACACAATTGGTTTTTGAGCAATTGAGTTGGCTGTATAATTTATCGGAAAGTTTAGTGAAAAAAGTAAAACAAATTTAACAGATGTAAGTTGTATTAAAACCCTTGTGTAATTTAGTTTTTAAACCGATTCTCTATCAATAAAATTAAAAGGATTTTTTATTTTCCCTTTTTTCTTATGTAGTATCATATCTGCTGCAGTTTCACCCATAGCTTTAAAATCAGTTGAAATACAAGTAATACCAAGTAATTCTTTAAGAGGTGTATCATTATAAGATATAACACCAATATCTTTACCTAATTCAAATTCATCCTCACGAATTCGATTTATTAAATGTACTAAATCTGATTCTTCAATGGTAATAAATAAATCTCCTTTTTTAAGAATGATGTCATCATAAATTTCATCTAATATGTCAAAATCAAGCTTGTATTCCACACAGAACTTCCTAAATCCGTGCAATATTCTTTTAGGGTATGGATACAAAGATTTACTTGGATAAACTAAAAAAAGTTTCTTGTATTTAGAAACCTTAGGATGTCCAACCTTAAGCGCATTATAAATATCATTTTCAAAATCTTGATAAATAACATCAACGTCTATTGTTGTTTTCTCATTATCCAATAATAATAGTTTTTCTTTTGGTATCTTTTTTATAACATTTTCTGTTTGTGGTGTAAAACTAACATGATTTAAGTCATCTGTTTTGAAATGAGGCATTATTATAAAATAATCATAAGCGTTTAGATTCTTTTCTAATAGATTTAGAAATAGTGTTTCGTCACAGTGATAGATATGTAAGTCAGTATGTGAAGTACTACCAATGCTATTAATAAACGAATTGTAAATCTTCATTTTATAAGTGCTTAATTTATTTATTAAAAAAAAGATATTCACTTTAGATATTAATTTTGTCCGAGTTATATAATATCCTTTACCTCTAATAGAGGTTATTATTTTTCGTTCTTTTAATATGTTGTAGGCTTTTTCAACAGTATCTCTTGAAAGATAAAACTCCTCACTAAACATGTTAATAGAAGGTATTTTGTCATCTATTTTTAAATTACCATTCGAAATATGGTAGATTATAGAATCAACAATTTGTTTATATTTAGGTTTTCGAGAGTTTTCATCTATACTAATTAACTTGAAAATTTCCATTATATTATTGAGTATACTTTGTGAAAATAAGATTTGTATTGAGTACAATATATTATTTTTTTTAAATAAAACATTTTAGATTAAAAAAAGGAAAGAGAATAATTTTATTGGGAAGCAGTACAGTACAGGATTGAAAATAAACAATGTTGATTTATTTTTGCATTAAGTTAAATGTTTAAGATAAATCTTACATATAATTATACAATGACAAAAAAATTTAAACACGTAGATTACCTTTGGGATAATGATGAAGCCAAGGCTTTTAATGATGATCAAGTAGCTTTATTCTTATATCGTTCAAATATATTAGGAGCTGATTTAAGAATAACAAATTATGGAGGGGGAAATACCAGTTGTAAAACTATTGAAAAAGATCCATTGACTAATGAAGAGGTTGAAGTTATGTGGGTAAAGGGTTCTGGTGGAGATATTGGAACTTTAACACGTTCTGGAATTGCAGGATTGTATACAGAAAGGTTACGTGATTTAAAGAAGGTTTATCGAGGTATAGAAGATGAAGATCGTATGGTTGGACTTTTTAATCATTGTATATATGATTTAGATAGCAAAGCTCCATCTATTGATACACCGCTTCATGGATTGTTACCTTTTGCACATATAGATCATTTGCATCCAGATGCACTTATAGCTGTTGCAGCAGCAAAAGATAGTGAAAAGGTAACTAAGGAAATTTGGGGTGATACTATGGGGTGGGTGCCTTGGCAACGTCCAGGTTTTGATTTAGGTCTTCAATTAGAGAAATGTTTAAACGAAAATCCTGGTATTAGAGGCATTGTATTAGGCAGTCATGGTTTATTTACTTGGGGAAACACTTCTTACGAATGTTATATGAATAGTTTGGAAGTTATTGAAATGGCTTCTGAATATATTGAAAATAAAATAAAAGATAAAGGTTCTGTTTTTGGTGGTCAAAAAGTACAAAGCTTAGCGATAGAAGAGCGAACAGAAAAGGCAGCACAATTAATGCCTTTATTAAGAGGTTTATGTTCTTCTGAAAACCAAATGATTGGACATTTTTCTGATAGTGATGTAGTTCTAGAATTCATTAATAGCAATGATCTGGATAGACTTGCACCCATGGGGACCTCATGTCCAGATCATTTTTTGAGAACAAAAATTCAACCATTGGTTTTAACTTTAGATGCCAATGAAGATTTAACCAATTCTGAAGCTGTTTTAGCAAAATTAGAACCAGCGTTTGGACAATATAGAAAAGAGTACGCCGATTATTATAATACTTGTAAAAAGTCCAATAGTCCTGCCATGCGCGATCCAAACCCGGTTATTATTATTTACCCAGCAGTTGGTATGTTCAGTTTTGCCAAAAATAAGCAAACAACACGTGTAGCAACGGAGTTTTATATTAATGCTATTAATGTAATGAGAGGAGCAGAAGCGATAACAGAATACACCTCATTACCAAGACAAGAAGCTTTTGATATTGAATACTGGTTATTAGAGGAAGCTAAACTTTCTAGAATGCCTAAAGAACAGCCATTATCTCGAAAAGTAGCATTTATTACGGGTGCTGGTGGGGGCATAGGCAAAGCAATTGCAGATAAATTAGCTGCCGAAGGTGCTAATGTAGTGTTAACAGATGTCAACGAAGATAGCCTAAAAGAAGCCCACGCTACTTTTAAGCGCGATATTTCTACTTATGCAGTTTGTGATGTAACCAATACAGAGTCAATAGCAAGTGCTTACAAAAAAGCAGTTATTGAGTTTGGAGGTGTTGATATTGTAGTGCATAGTGCTGGTTTGGCAATATCAAAAGCATTAGAGGATACAACCGATAAGGATTGGAATATATTGCAAAACATTTTAGTCAAAGGGCAATTTGATTTAGCAAAACAAGGAACAGTTATTATGCGTAAACAAGGATTAGGAGGAGATTATATTGCTATAGCGAGTAAAAATGGATTGGTTGCGGGGCCAAATAATGTTGCTTACGGTACAGCAAAAGCAGCTCAACAGCACATGGTACGTTTATTAGCTGCTGAATTATCTAAAGACAAAATTAGAGTGAATACTGTAAATCCTGATGGTGTTATTGTGGGAAGCAAAATTTGGGAAGGAGCATGGGCAGAAGGTAGAGCAAAAGCTAATGGTATTACTGTTGAAGAATTACCAGCATTTTATGCAAAGAGAAATTTGTTAAACGAAATTATTACCCCTGCTGATATTGCTAAGGGCGTTTTTAGTTTTGTTGCAATTTTAGATAAATCGACCGGAAACATTATAAATGTTGATGGAGGTATGGCAAACGCATTTGTGAGATAGCAGTTTAGATTTAGTAACAAAAAACTTCCATAACAACATCTGTAGAAGTTTATATAATTACTGTTTCTTTTTTATTAAAACACTTATGCAATACAACTACTACCTTACATTTAAATTTAAATTACCAACTAATGAAAATAAACCACCACCGCATACAAGATACTAATAGTAAAGATTTAAAATCACATCAAGACCATTTTGATTTTTCGGCAAATAGCTTATCAAAAAAAGGAGTAGATATTAATACTATTATTAAAAAATTACAAGATTTTCAAGTAGCTATACCAAGTTGGGCTTTAGGTGCTGGCGGGACACGTTTTGGGCGTTTTTCGTTTTATGGAGAACCATCAAGTTTGGAACAAAAAATTGAAGACGTAGGTGTTTTACATGCTTTAACACAAACTGCAGGAGCAGTATCACTTCATATTCCTTGGGATATTCCACAAGATTATAATGCGATTAAAGATTTAGCTAATAGTTTAGATATTAAGTTTGATGCGGTAAACTCAAACACATTTCAAGATCAAAAAAAAGCAAAAGAAAGCTATAAGTACGGTTCTTTAAGTAATGCAACCGAAGCAATAAGACAACAGGCTATTCAGCATAACATAGATGTTATCAATATTGGAAATAAACTAGGTTCTAAGGCTTTAACCGTATGGTTGGCAGATGGCTCTTGTTTTCCTGGTCAAAATAATTTTCAAACCGCTTTTCAAAACACACAAGATAGCTTAAAAGCCATCTATAATAGGGTGCCCAGTGATTGGAAGTTATTAATTGAATACAAACCATACGAACCAAATTTTTATAGCACAGTTATTCAAGATTGGGGGACATCATTAATGTTAGCCAATGAATGTGGTGAAAAAGCCTATACTTTGGTTGATTTAGGTCACCATCTTCCCAATTCTAACATTGAGCAAATTGTTTCTATTTTACAATTGAAAGGCAAATTAGGTGGTTTTCACTTTAATGATAGCAAATATGGAGATGATGATTTGACTGTGGGAAGTATTAAACCTTATGCATTATTTTTAATTTTTAACGAATTGGTTTATGGGATGGAAAACAATCCACAAAATCCAGATTTAGCGTGGATGATTGATGCTAGTCATAACGTAAAAGATCCGTTAGAAGATTTAATACAATCCTTAGAAGCCATTCAAGAAGCTTACGCCAAAGCACTTTTAGTAGATCAAGCTCAATTAAAAGAAG is a window from the Pseudalgibacter alginicilyticus genome containing:
- a CDS encoding FUSC family protein codes for the protein MVKNLIRYFKSIHFIKAFLVALAMAIPVLVSIYFFDSLDIGFSIALGAILCAPADVPGSLKHKFYGILTSIVLIFVITLLIGYFNGYLFILIPLLIVLIFTVSYIAVFGFRASLVSLAGLLSLVLAFAYESSEISILQHSLFLALGGVWYLFLTVLTQFVLPQVQTDFLFVELLDKTSEFIKIRGKLLVEKTNRSFLLDQNFKLQIEINELHETIREVILEKRLSSGFSNRTRRQQLIFSRIMEIYELAISNTVDYDKIDSLFEEHQEKIDEFKVLIFEISDRLNHISKVILKEEKLIFQNNFKILLKKIQNHIEIYKDDVGLPASREGTIILLNYKAYQEKQIGNIKDIIRVLNNYSKNDKIREIKDAEQFLTPQDYDVKILKANFSLKSPMFRHSLRLTLTMLIGFMVGYAIEMQQPYWILLTVVVIMRPSYGLTKERTKHRVVGTLIGAAVGVGIVFLTQNLVVYAIIAALSLIIGFSIVKQNYRNGAAFITLYVIFMYALIHPNVLLAIKFRVFDTLIGAALAYIGNYLFWPSWESKNIKEFFIHSIESFSVFLKQIDVLYHEKGDASTTYKLARKEAFLQVGNLNAAYQRFVQEPKSKQDNIAIIYELITICNTYLSSLSSLGMYIRTNETNKAPKEFEIYVKHILSNLEKAMDRLINKESGICLTNEELDMATKNYEEYFQSLAAERDEEIEKGLPISTEMRAKLHETQLVFEQLSWLYNLSESLVKKVKQI
- a CDS encoding GntR family transcriptional regulator, producing MEIFKLISIDENSRKPKYKQIVDSIIYHISNGNLKIDDKIPSINMFSEEFYLSRDTVEKAYNILKERKIITSIRGKGYYITRTKLISKVNIFFLINKLSTYKMKIYNSFINSIGSTSHTDLHIYHCDETLFLNLLEKNLNAYDYFIIMPHFKTDDLNHVSFTPQTENVIKKIPKEKLLLLDNEKTTIDVDVIYQDFENDIYNALKVGHPKVSKYKKLFLVYPSKSLYPYPKRILHGFRKFCVEYKLDFDILDEIYDDIILKKGDLFITIEESDLVHLINRIREDEFELGKDIGVISYNDTPLKELLGITCISTDFKAMGETAADMILHKKKGKIKNPFNFIDRESV
- a CDS encoding bifunctional rhamnulose-1-phosphate aldolase/short-chain dehydrogenase translates to MTKKFKHVDYLWDNDEAKAFNDDQVALFLYRSNILGADLRITNYGGGNTSCKTIEKDPLTNEEVEVMWVKGSGGDIGTLTRSGIAGLYTERLRDLKKVYRGIEDEDRMVGLFNHCIYDLDSKAPSIDTPLHGLLPFAHIDHLHPDALIAVAAAKDSEKVTKEIWGDTMGWVPWQRPGFDLGLQLEKCLNENPGIRGIVLGSHGLFTWGNTSYECYMNSLEVIEMASEYIENKIKDKGSVFGGQKVQSLAIEERTEKAAQLMPLLRGLCSSENQMIGHFSDSDVVLEFINSNDLDRLAPMGTSCPDHFLRTKIQPLVLTLDANEDLTNSEAVLAKLEPAFGQYRKEYADYYNTCKKSNSPAMRDPNPVIIIYPAVGMFSFAKNKQTTRVATEFYINAINVMRGAEAITEYTSLPRQEAFDIEYWLLEEAKLSRMPKEQPLSRKVAFITGAGGGIGKAIADKLAAEGANVVLTDVNEDSLKEAHATFKRDISTYAVCDVTNTESIASAYKKAVIEFGGVDIVVHSAGLAISKALEDTTDKDWNILQNILVKGQFDLAKQGTVIMRKQGLGGDYIAIASKNGLVAGPNNVAYGTAKAAQQHMVRLLAAELSKDKIRVNTVNPDGVIVGSKIWEGAWAEGRAKANGITVEELPAFYAKRNLLNEIITPADIAKGVFSFVAILDKSTGNIINVDGGMANAFVR